One Asterias rubens chromosome 1, eAstRub1.3, whole genome shotgun sequence genomic region harbors:
- the LOC117290955 gene encoding protein dispatched homolog 1-like codes for MKVGDVSDLGREVCQSRTPRPWASSLRHRFCFGYARLISHHPIVLCLVLFFCVMTFGLVAFLLYDLPSFDDPIAGFEPRGTVISQRSITWQNMLDHTGSGQLLSFYPTTSLHPQHVVNTQRPLQTQLSSTLTSPASASVTPSPLVPDSVEINGSDEVRSLGDDGSASSSYSQSDISENGDYLNDDDVEVPFFCSNPSRDYARVVLEPVQAHNLLTLQGLQAMCQLETTAIRQHLQFMRNCYTDKKGSCCRSWSIGNYVALLSNRSSCMEITEKDVADTVELLQKCSHFYRSRDLQPNCWESRESQEWKPCPTNIHEDCIRYDAVYSIMHYLADVGFLSVEKPNNVEVKNTMIIIPVYAGNDMIEIYEDVFKDKEVANAEVKVTGLCFNLKYDLFGEYLTTEALYPCLGVLIIIILMWMYIGSLFITVMTVISMAMSLIVAYFLYRIVFGIPFFPFMNLTTVILLVGIGADDAFVYCDIWKRTNSDHVNTPQVLILLDTLRHAVVSMFVTSLTTASAFFANTISKITSIKCFGIFAGTTILVNCFFTVTWLPAVVTIYDYYLNGYSSRRTEKREYRTHKWKHSCCTNILRCLNKIKYITSEWSRIFFDKILPCVVIKLRYVWLLTLGTLTLGGFILIFFNPKLQLPTLPEFQLFHSLHPFERYDFIYKDMFWFEKGNSTGSQVYSHLPLRIVWGVQPIDSGNPFDPESHGEITFDKTFNIALPEAQQWLFNFCARLRNQSFFLPTVGLQFKNCFIESFRTWMQTRSCIDINTGENLMPCCRESVFPYPEEVFDKCLRDAVSVLYYEFPMAFTKFTPGPRFGGPEDRVVAAIVEFDSTQTYTYSFEKIQVFWNAFENWVTSELKTAPETMKHGWITSFVDFYDLQDNLAHGMPIALGMSIIISTCVMFVTTQNLLISVYAILSISGTICVTIGALVLLGWQLNILESVILSVAVGLSVDFTVHYGVAYRIAPETDRESRVVFSLGRMGSAITMAALTTFVAGALMMPSTVLSYTQMGTFLMLIMSISWVFSTFYFQSLCRTIGPEGSLGQFPLLGCACCAWRKNTVRAADSEAIHSHSSEVPSSGESHELEPLSSFATSNLNSPKPSSSSFHSSSKYPHHLGVVPPQCLLTKQRKETPPLPGASGPLCSEVIWEGTSKFVTRLYKPVAQCEPAPVILPNKNPNVPDIWVKM; via the exons ATGAAAGTCGGTGATGTGTCAGATCTGGGCCGAGAAGTGTGCCAGAGTCGGACTCCTAGGCCATGGGCGAGCAGTCTGCGACATCGCTTCTGCTTTGG GTATGCCAGACTGATAAGCCACCATCCTATCGTGCTATGCCTGGTTCTATTCTTCTGTGTCATGACCTTTGGCCTGGTGGCATTCCTCTTGTACGATTTGCCCAGTTTCGATGACCCCATTGCT ggTTTTGAACCACGAGGCACAGTGATCAGCCAACGTTCCATAACATGGCAGAATATGCTTGATCATACCGGTTCTGGTCAGCTCCTCTCGTTCTATCCAACCACCAGTCTCCATCCACAGCACGTCGTCAACACCCAGCGACCCTTACAGACCCAACTCTCATCCACCTTAACCTCCCCAGCCTCTGCCTCAGTCACGCCTTCTCCTTTGGTGCCTGACTCAGTGGAGATCAACGGATCGGATGAGGTTCGGTCATTGGGGGATGACGGCTCTGCCAGCAGCAGTTATAGTCAGTCGGATATTAGTGAGAACGGGGACTATCTCAACGATGATGATGTGGAGGTTCCATTCTTCTGCTCCAATCCTT CAAGGGACTATGCTCGAGTTGTTTTAGAACCTGTGCAGGCCCATAATCTTCTGACCTTGCAAGGCCTACAGGCCATGTGTCAGCTGGAGACAACGGCCATTCGCCAGCATCTACAATTCATGAGAAACTGCTACACAGACAAGAAGGGATCATGCTGTCGCAGCTGGTCCATCGGTAACTATGTAGCATTGCTAAGCAACAGATCCAGCTGCATGGAGATTACAGAGAAGGACGTTGCGGACACTGTGGAGCTGCTTCAGAAGTGTTCTCATTTCTACCGGAGTCGAGATCTTCAACCGAATTGCTGGGAGTCCCGGGAGTCCCAGGAGTGGAAACCTTGCCCAACGAATATACACGAGGACTGTATCCGCTATGACGCTGTCTACTCTATAATGCATTACCTTGCAGACGTCGGATTCTTGAGCGTGGAGAAGCCTAATAATGTGGAGGTCAAGAACACAATGATCATTATCCCAGTATATGCTGGGAATGATATGATAGAAATCTACGAGGACGTCTTTAAGGATAAGGAGGTGGCCAATGCCGAGGTCAAAGTAACGGGATTGTGTTTCAATCTCAAGTACGATCTCTTTGGAGAGTACTTAACGACGGAGGCATTGTACCCTTGCCTTGGAGTGTTAATTATCATAATCCTCATGTGGATGTACATTGGATCCCTCTTCATTACCGTCATGACTGTGATCAGTATGGCAATGTCGCTCATTGTGGCATATTTCCTCTACCGTATTGTATTCGGCATTCCCTTCTTTCCGTTTATGAATCTAACCACGGTCATTCTCCTTGTTGGAATTGGAGCGGACGATGCCTTTGTGTATTGTGACATTTGGAAGCGCACAAACTCGGATCACGTTAACACCCCACAAGTACTGATCCTCTTGGACACGCTTCGGCACGCTGTCGTCTCAATGTTTGTAACCAGCCTCACCACAGCATCCGCATTCTTTGCAAATACAATCAGCAAAATTACCTCCATCAAGTGCTTTGGCATTTTCGCGGGGACGACGATCCTCGTCAACTGCTTCTTCACTGTCACCTGGTTGCCTGCAGTAGTCACAATTTATGACTATTACTTAAATGGTTACTCCTCTAGAAGAACAGAAAAGAGAGAGTACAGAACGCACAAATGGAAACACTCTTGCTGCACTAACATACTGCGGTGcttgaacaaaataaagtacATCACCAGTGAGTGGTCCCGTATTTTTTTTGATAAGATACTGCCCTGTGTTGTTATTAAGCTACGTTACGTTTGGCTGCTCACCCTAGGCACGCTAACACTAGGTGGATTCATTTTGATATTCTTCAATCCAAAACTTCAGTTACCGACCCTGCCTGAGTTTCAGTTATTCCACTCTCTGCACCCATTTGAGAGGTACGATTTCATCTACAAGGATATGTTCTGGTTTGAAAAGGGGAACAGCACAGGATCACAAGTTTACTCACACTTGCCGCTAAGGATTGTATGGGGAGTTCAACCAATAGACAGCGGCAATCCGTTTGATCCCGAAAGCCATGGTGAGATCACGTTTGATAAGACGTTTAACATCGCCCTCCCGGAGGCTCAGCAATGGCTTTTTAATTTCTGCGCCCGGTTGCGTAACCAAAGTTTCTTTCTCCCTACCGTAGGATTGCAGTTCAAGAACTGTTTTATTGAAAGTTTTAGAACTTGGATGCAGACAAGAAGCTGCATTGATATTAATACAGGAGAGAACCTTATGCCTTGCTGTAGGGAAAGTGTATTTCCATATCCTGAAGAAGTCTTTGATAAATGTCTCCGGGATGCAGTAAGTGTGCTGTACTATGAATTCCCTATGGCCtttacaaaattcactccaGGGCCTCGGTTTGGCGGCCCAGAGGATCGAGTAGTTGCAGCCATCGTCGAGTTTGACAGCACACAAACGTACACATATTCATTTGAAAAAATTCAAGTATTTTGGAATGCGTTTGAGAACTGGGTGACTTCGGAGTTGAAGACTGCCCCAGAGACGATGAAACATGGGTGGATCACAAGTTTTGTGGACTTTTACGATCTGCAGGATAATTTAGCTCATGGGATGCCAATAGCTCTCGGCATGTCCATTATTATCTCCACCTGTGTTATGTTTGTAACCACACAGAACCTCCTGATTAGTGTGTATGCTATTCTGTCCATATCTGGCACCATATGTGTGACCATTGGGGCTCTGGTACTGCTGGGCTGGCAGCTCAATATCCTTGAGTCTGTTATTCTATCAGTTGCTGTTGGGCTCTCTGTCGATTTTACTGTACACTACGGTGTCGCGTACCGAATCGCGCCGGAAACCGACCGGGAGTCGAGAGTTGTTTTCTCTTTGGGTCGTATGGGGTCTGCAATCACGATGGCTGCACTGACGACCTTCGTGGCAGGTGCTTTAATGATGCCTTCTACAGTCCTTTCCTACACACAGATGGGAACCTTTCTTATGTTAATCATGTCAATAAGTTGGGTGTTCTCCACCTTCTACTTTCAATCGCTCTGCCGCACCATAGGGCCAGAGGGCTCACTCGGACAGTTCCCACTGCTTGGTTGTGCATGCTGCGCAtggagaaagaacacagtcaggGCTGCAGACTCGGAAGCCATCCATTCCCACTCCTCAGAAGTGCCAAGCTCAGGAGAATCTCACGAACTGGAACCGCTCAGCTCCTTTGCGACTTCAAATTTAAACTCTCCCAAGCCAAGCTCAAGTTCATTCCATAGTAGTAGTAAATACCCACATCACCTTGGTGTTGTACCACCGCAATGTCTCCTTACGAAGCAAAGAAAGGAAACACCTCCTTTACCTGGAGCCTCTGGACCGCTATGCTCGGAGGTAATCTGGGAGGGAACCAGTAAGTTTGTGACACGACTCTATAAGCCGGTGGCACAATGTGAACCAGCTCCAGTgattttaccaaacaaaaacccaaatgtCCCTGATATTTGGGTCAAAATGTAA